A genomic region of Christiangramia sp. OXR-203 contains the following coding sequences:
- a CDS encoding DinB family protein — MDKSKPENWLRGKVENVPDLLQPAAHALLQSKEELRKYLTDFPSAKLWTKPAGRASVGFHLQHIAGVTNRLITYAKGEQLREAQFRYLKLEGEADASISVEELIIQAENELNAAVEFLKSQKPEDLTNSVEVGRKRIKSSLIGVLFHTAEHSQRHIGQMLVTISVVKDS; from the coding sequence ATGGATAAATCTAAACCAGAGAATTGGCTGAGAGGTAAAGTGGAGAATGTTCCTGATCTGTTGCAGCCGGCAGCACATGCACTACTTCAGTCTAAAGAAGAACTCCGTAAATATCTTACTGATTTCCCATCAGCAAAGTTATGGACTAAACCTGCGGGGAGGGCATCTGTAGGGTTTCATCTTCAGCATATAGCTGGCGTAACTAACCGTTTGATCACTTATGCAAAAGGCGAACAATTGAGGGAAGCTCAGTTTCGATATTTAAAGCTGGAAGGAGAAGCTGATGCCTCCATTAGTGTTGAAGAACTAATAATTCAGGCTGAAAATGAATTGAACGCAGCGGTAGAATTTTTGAAATCTCAGAAACCTGAAGATCTAACCAATAGTGTAGAAGTAGGAAGAAAGCGAATTAAGTCAAGTTTAATTGGCGTACTTTTTCATACTGCGGAACATTCTCAAAGACATATAGGACAAATGCTGGTAACAATATCTGTAGTAAAAGACTCCTAA
- a CDS encoding sterol desaturase family protein, producing the protein MESTKLKRPKHKGSPKLFDNPILEKLTHTHISLPLIIFGLISVALIYYGIIDKGFEAPAMIGLFLAGLFFFTFIEYVMHRYLYHIPATTPKKQKLSYTMHGVHHDYPKDKSRLAMPPVLSLVIATVLFIIYRAVLGDYVFGFLAGFLIGYAAYLAVHYSVHAFKVPDNFLKILWHHHSIHHYREPDRAFGVSSPLWDQIFGTMPRKSPVQDRAAVGTSIDPS; encoded by the coding sequence ATGGAATCCACTAAGCTAAAAAGACCAAAACATAAGGGTTCTCCAAAACTTTTCGATAACCCGATCCTGGAGAAGTTAACGCATACGCATATATCGCTACCATTGATCATCTTTGGATTGATCTCTGTTGCATTAATCTATTACGGAATCATTGATAAAGGTTTCGAAGCACCAGCGATGATTGGATTATTCCTTGCAGGCCTGTTCTTCTTTACTTTTATTGAATATGTAATGCATAGATATCTGTATCACATTCCGGCAACTACGCCTAAAAAGCAAAAATTGAGCTATACCATGCACGGCGTACATCATGATTACCCAAAGGATAAATCCAGGCTGGCCATGCCTCCAGTTCTTAGTCTTGTAATTGCAACTGTGCTATTCATCATTTATCGTGCAGTACTGGGCGACTATGTATTCGGTTTTCTTGCAGGTTTCCTTATTGGATACGCTGCTTACCTGGCTGTTCATTATTCTGTACACGCTTTTAAAGTACCAGATAATTTTCTAAAGATCTTATGGCATCATCACAGTATTCATCATTATCGTGAACCAGATCGTGCTTTTGGAGTTTCCTCTCCACTATGGGATCAGATCTTCGGAACCATGCCAAGAAAGTCGCCGGTTCAGGATAGAGCCGCAGTTGGAACCAGTATTGACCCTAGCTAA
- a CDS encoding DUF202 domain-containing protein produces MRKVKLHNPFKARIIDEKLLREHLALERTKLANERTLLSYIRASIYLLISGLALLQIKDYQGISLMWVGYLSLFLCILFIIVGFSRYVALERKLNGLLREQPEEKNKS; encoded by the coding sequence ATGAGAAAAGTAAAATTACATAACCCTTTCAAAGCCAGAATCATTGACGAAAAACTGCTTCGTGAACATCTCGCTTTGGAAAGAACTAAACTTGCCAACGAAAGAACATTACTTAGCTATATTCGGGCATCTATTTATTTGCTAATTAGCGGACTTGCTTTATTACAAATCAAGGACTACCAGGGCATCAGCCTGATGTGGGTAGGTTATTTATCACTTTTCCTCTGTATCCTATTTATTATTGTTGGATTTTCAAGGTATGTTGCCCTGGAACGTAAACTTAACGGACTGCTTAGAGAACAACCGGAAGAAAAAAATAAATCCTGA
- a CDS encoding threonine/serine dehydratase, translated as MNSSKEELLKVLETIAPFIHRTPVLTSTLIDEIAGCEIQFKCENFQKMGAFKMRGAMYAISKLSEAKKSAGVVTHSSGNFAQALSLAAKSLNVPAYIVMPDSAPEVKKAAVRTYGGEITECPSTLHDREATAKRIMEEKGASFIHPSNDMNVILGQGTAATELLLDHPELDRVVCPVGGGGLIAGTAISTHVLLQNCLCIGAEPMEADDAWRSLKSGKIESNSSVLTVADGLKTMLGDVNFPIIRDHVAEIIRVSEEEIIAAMRLIWERMKIVVEASSAVALAAILQQKDKFRNKKVGLIISGGNVDLTNLPF; from the coding sequence TTGAATAGCAGCAAAGAAGAACTTCTAAAAGTTCTGGAGACCATAGCGCCATTTATCCATAGAACTCCGGTTCTAACTTCTACGCTAATCGACGAAATAGCCGGCTGCGAAATTCAATTTAAGTGCGAGAATTTTCAAAAGATGGGTGCATTCAAAATGCGCGGTGCGATGTATGCGATTTCAAAGCTTTCTGAAGCCAAAAAGAGTGCCGGGGTGGTCACACATTCTTCAGGAAATTTTGCGCAGGCTTTGTCTCTGGCAGCTAAAAGTTTGAATGTGCCTGCTTACATTGTAATGCCCGATTCGGCTCCAGAAGTTAAAAAAGCTGCGGTCCGAACTTATGGAGGGGAGATTACAGAATGTCCGTCTACTCTTCATGATAGGGAAGCTACAGCTAAAAGAATAATGGAAGAAAAAGGAGCAAGTTTTATACATCCTTCTAATGATATGAATGTGATCCTGGGACAGGGAACTGCAGCAACCGAATTATTGCTCGATCATCCTGAACTGGATAGGGTCGTTTGTCCGGTTGGCGGCGGTGGCCTGATTGCCGGAACTGCTATCTCAACTCATGTTTTGCTCCAAAACTGTCTTTGTATTGGTGCAGAACCTATGGAAGCTGATGATGCCTGGAGATCTCTAAAAAGTGGAAAAATTGAAAGCAACTCTTCTGTTCTTACCGTTGCAGACGGACTCAAAACAATGCTTGGAGACGTTAACTTCCCTATAATCAGGGATCATGTTGCTGAGATCATCAGGGTTTCTGAAGAAGAGATTATCGCGGCAATGCGCTTGATCTGGGAACGCATGAAGATCGTAGTAGAAGCCTCCAGCGCTGTAGCCCTGGCCGCAATTCTTCAACAGAAAGATAAATTTAGAAACAAGAAAGTGGGTTTGATCATTTCCGGCGGCAATGTTGATCTTACGAATCTACCATTTTAG
- a CDS encoding SDR family oxidoreductase produces the protein MEHPQEKYPKPPFENLNQSEPGTESSIDPDTDHGEKSYKGSGKLKGRNAIITGADSGIGRAVAIAFAREGANVLISYLEEHEDAKESAKLVEEAGKKAVLVPGDIGDQEHCKSIVEKAIAEFGQIDILVNNAAYQMARESLQEISAEEWDYTFKTNIYSLFYLCKAAEPHMKPGSTIVNTTSVNAYNPRPDLLAYAATKGAIQNITASMGQLLADKGIRVNCVAPGPIWTPLIPATMPNDVVKNFGGDTPMKRPGQPAELAAAFVLLASEDSSYMTGSTVQVTGGQYTI, from the coding sequence ATGGAACATCCACAGGAAAAATATCCAAAACCACCATTTGAAAATCTCAACCAGAGTGAACCGGGAACAGAAAGTAGCATAGATCCGGATACAGATCATGGTGAAAAATCCTATAAAGGTTCAGGTAAACTGAAAGGCAGAAACGCGATCATTACCGGGGCAGATAGCGGAATTGGAAGAGCAGTCGCAATTGCTTTTGCCAGGGAAGGGGCCAATGTCTTGATCTCTTATCTTGAAGAACATGAGGATGCTAAGGAATCTGCCAAGCTGGTAGAAGAGGCAGGCAAAAAAGCAGTTTTAGTACCGGGAGACATCGGTGATCAGGAACATTGTAAAAGTATAGTAGAAAAGGCTATTGCTGAATTTGGCCAGATCGATATCCTGGTAAATAATGCTGCTTACCAGATGGCGAGAGAGTCCTTGCAGGAGATTTCAGCAGAAGAATGGGACTACACCTTTAAAACGAATATTTACTCCCTGTTCTATTTATGCAAAGCGGCAGAACCTCATATGAAACCGGGCAGTACAATTGTAAATACCACATCAGTAAATGCATACAATCCACGTCCAGATCTTCTGGCCTATGCTGCTACTAAAGGTGCGATACAGAATATTACAGCGAGTATGGGACAATTGCTGGCAGACAAAGGGATTCGGGTGAATTGTGTAGCTCCGGGACCAATCTGGACTCCGCTTATCCCGGCAACCATGCCAAACGATGTGGTGAAGAATTTTGGAGGTGATACCCCTATGAAACGACCGGGACAACCAGCAGAATTGGCGGCAGCTTTTGTTTTGCTAGCTTCCGAAGATTCTAGTTATATGACTGGCTCAACGGTACAGGTCACTGGAGGCCAGTACACGATTTGA
- a CDS encoding DUF6122 family protein encodes MLQSLVHYSMHFLVIGAIAWFYDRENWIKYWAILAATMIVDIDHLLATPIFDPNRCGIGFHPLHSEIAIAAYFFGMLFIKHRIIRLICIGLLFHMITDLIDCLWTN; translated from the coding sequence ATGCTACAGAGTCTGGTGCATTATTCCATGCACTTTTTGGTAATTGGCGCTATCGCCTGGTTCTATGATCGTGAAAACTGGATAAAGTACTGGGCAATTCTTGCTGCTACCATGATCGTGGATATTGATCATTTACTAGCCACCCCAATTTTTGATCCCAATCGCTGCGGAATTGGATTTCATCCCTTACATTCTGAAATTGCTATCGCTGCGTATTTCTTCGGAATGTTATTTATCAAACACAGGATCATCAGGTTGATATGCATAGGATTGCTATTTCATATGATCACAGACTTAATAGATTGTCTTTGGACGAACTAA
- a CDS encoding acyl-CoA dehydrogenase family protein has product MSLFKKVRDTVNLLKSVDLDQLAKINQKIDLAEAMKTLGKLDDRQLAGLMKMLKTKKKKGQHDLPPIDGDFYNLDLKLTPEQREIQLKVRNFMEDEIRPLVNEYWKKDQFPFEVIKKFSKLNIVGVPYEGYGCPNMPFLMEGIIAQEIARVDVSISTFFGVHSGLAMGSIYLCGSEEQKQEWLPQMAKMEKIGAFGLTEPNVGSGVAGGLETTCKFDGENWVLNGQKKWIGNATFADVIVIWARDLDSGRVKGFLVRKENPGFSAEKIQDKMALRIVQNALITLKDCKIPEGDRLQNANSFKDTANVLRMTRAGVAWQAVGCARGAYESALKYTKKREQFGRPIASFQLIQNHLVEMLSNLTAMQTLCFRLSEMQDQDLLTDEHASLAKVYCSMRMRDVVSRAREVLGGNGILLEYDVARFVADAEAIYSYEGTKEINSLIVGRAITGYSAFVS; this is encoded by the coding sequence ATGTCTTTATTTAAAAAAGTTCGTGATACGGTTAACCTGCTAAAATCGGTTGATCTGGATCAGCTAGCTAAGATCAATCAAAAGATTGATCTAGCTGAAGCGATGAAAACTTTGGGCAAACTTGACGACCGTCAACTCGCCGGATTAATGAAAATGTTAAAAACCAAGAAGAAGAAAGGTCAGCACGACCTGCCTCCTATCGATGGTGATTTTTATAATCTGGATCTCAAGCTTACGCCGGAACAACGGGAAATTCAGCTTAAGGTTAGAAATTTCATGGAAGACGAGATTCGCCCTTTAGTAAATGAATACTGGAAGAAAGATCAGTTTCCATTTGAAGTGATCAAAAAATTCAGCAAACTGAATATTGTTGGCGTTCCTTATGAAGGATATGGATGTCCAAACATGCCATTTTTGATGGAAGGTATCATAGCTCAGGAAATTGCACGTGTAGACGTTTCAATCTCTACCTTCTTTGGAGTTCACAGTGGTCTCGCCATGGGTTCCATTTATCTATGCGGAAGTGAAGAACAGAAACAGGAATGGTTACCACAAATGGCAAAAATGGAAAAGATCGGTGCCTTTGGCCTTACCGAACCTAATGTTGGTTCTGGAGTTGCTGGCGGACTCGAAACTACCTGCAAATTTGATGGAGAGAACTGGGTATTGAATGGTCAGAAAAAATGGATAGGAAACGCCACTTTCGCTGATGTAATTGTTATTTGGGCTCGGGATCTTGACTCTGGCAGAGTAAAAGGTTTCCTGGTACGTAAGGAAAACCCTGGTTTTTCCGCAGAAAAGATTCAGGATAAAATGGCATTGAGGATCGTGCAAAACGCACTAATCACTCTAAAGGATTGCAAGATCCCTGAAGGTGACAGGTTGCAGAACGCTAATTCTTTTAAAGATACTGCCAATGTTCTTAGAATGACCAGAGCCGGAGTTGCATGGCAAGCGGTTGGTTGTGCCAGAGGTGCTTATGAAAGTGCTTTGAAATACACCAAAAAAAGAGAACAGTTTGGGAGACCTATTGCCTCTTTTCAGCTTATTCAAAATCATCTTGTGGAAATGCTTTCCAATCTTACGGCAATGCAAACACTTTGCTTTAGGTTATCAGAAATGCAGGACCAGGATCTGCTTACAGATGAGCACGCCAGTCTTGCAAAGGTTTATTGTAGCATGAGAATGCGTGATGTAGTGAGCAGAGCTAGAGAAGTTCTAGGTGGAAATGGAATATTATTAGAATACGACGTAGCTCGTTTTGTAGCAGATGCTGAAGCGATCTACAGTTATGAAGGAACTAAAGAAATCAATTCATTGATCGTTGGCCGTGCAATTACAGGTTACAGCGCATTTGTGAGTTAA
- a CDS encoding deoxynucleoside kinase: MHVAIAGNIGAGKTTLTRLLAKHYNWEPQFEDVLENPYLEDFYNKMERWSFNLQIYFLNSRFRQILQIRESGQKIIQDRTIYEDAYIFAPNLHAMGLMTNRDFENYKSLFDLMESVVQGPDLLIYLRSSIPNLVKQIHSRGRDYENSISIDYLSRLNERYEAWVHDYNKGNLLIIDVDNINFVDNPEDLGDIINRIDGQLHGLF, from the coding sequence ATGCATGTAGCCATAGCAGGAAATATTGGTGCAGGAAAAACAACATTAACTCGATTATTAGCAAAGCATTACAACTGGGAACCACAGTTTGAAGATGTTCTGGAAAACCCCTACCTCGAAGATTTTTACAACAAGATGGAGCGTTGGTCGTTTAACCTGCAGATCTATTTTTTGAATAGCAGGTTCAGGCAGATCCTTCAAATTCGTGAGAGTGGCCAGAAGATCATTCAGGATCGTACGATCTATGAGGATGCTTATATTTTCGCACCTAACTTACATGCAATGGGTCTTATGACCAACAGGGATTTTGAAAATTATAAGTCACTCTTTGATCTTATGGAAAGCGTGGTTCAGGGACCAGATCTACTCATTTACTTGAGAAGCAGTATTCCTAACCTTGTAAAACAGATCCATAGTAGAGGTCGTGATTATGAGAACTCTATTTCTATTGACTATTTGAGCAGGCTGAATGAACGCTACGAAGCTTGGGTACACGATTATAATAAAGGAAATTTGCTTATAATTGATGTAGATAATATTAATTTTGTGGACAATCCTGAAGATCTTGGTGACATCATCAACCGAATCGACGGACAGTTACACGGACTTTTTTAA
- a CDS encoding SLC13 family permease — MELYLTVAIIIIGIILFVRDYFSIDTTSIIIMALFIISGVLSPEEGFSGFNHPATITLGCMFVVSAAVFKSGIIDGLSARLIKIARINYFSALVSLCLTSAVLSAFINDSAVVAILIPVALLVCREAEISPARLLIPISFSALFGGTCTLIGTSTNILVSSYAEKLGSEPFGMFEFSMAALCLLAIGLTYIFLLGPILLPKRGLPENTGLIKQTEKYMAEIELHHDHVDIDLPVSQSRLVKDYKIQILRIKRKHYRVYEINGETVLRENDRIRILVDPVNLAKLKSKKGISVRGDKESIQEMEANQDASEVSEEKKIFEVMIPYGSELAGNSIREMNFRSTYYASVLAIRHRKETITEDVSRVVLREGDMMLLFASEKAISVLASEKMIVTLSEYQGRNVNYKKAIPALLIVIGVVAAAAFNLTSILISAMVGSLLIVTLTILKPQEAYEAIEWKVIFMIAGVLSMGKALEKTGGSDIVSQYVFETLGDMDPRWTLSMIFLFTFLSTNVLSSKAAAALMTPIVISLAGAMQVSEKPFLIGVMFACSLTFMTPVSYPVNTMVYAPGNYRFRDFLKFGTPLNFIIWIAASFIIPMFFPFEL; from the coding sequence ATGGAATTGTATCTCACCGTTGCGATCATCATCATTGGTATCATCCTGTTTGTGCGCGATTATTTTTCGATAGATACTACTTCTATTATAATTATGGCGCTTTTTATCATTTCGGGAGTTCTAAGTCCCGAAGAAGGTTTCTCGGGATTCAATCACCCGGCAACCATTACGCTTGGTTGTATGTTCGTAGTAAGTGCCGCCGTTTTTAAATCGGGGATTATTGACGGACTTAGTGCCAGGCTTATTAAGATTGCACGTATTAATTATTTTTCTGCACTCGTTTCCTTATGTCTCACTTCAGCTGTTCTTTCTGCCTTTATTAATGATTCTGCGGTAGTTGCAATTCTTATTCCTGTGGCACTACTGGTTTGCCGCGAGGCCGAAATTAGCCCTGCCCGACTTCTAATTCCTATCTCCTTTTCAGCATTATTTGGTGGCACCTGCACTCTTATTGGAACCTCAACGAATATCCTGGTAAGCAGTTACGCTGAAAAACTGGGTTCTGAACCCTTTGGCATGTTCGAATTTTCCATGGCTGCTCTGTGCTTACTTGCTATCGGACTCACTTATATCTTCCTGCTTGGGCCCATTCTATTACCAAAAAGAGGATTGCCCGAAAACACCGGACTGATAAAGCAAACTGAAAAATATATGGCTGAGATCGAACTGCATCATGATCATGTTGATATCGATCTACCGGTTTCCCAATCCAGACTGGTTAAAGACTATAAAATACAGATACTTAGAATTAAACGAAAACATTACCGGGTATATGAAATAAATGGTGAAACGGTTTTAAGAGAAAACGATAGGATTAGGATCCTGGTGGACCCAGTAAACTTAGCAAAGCTAAAATCAAAAAAAGGGATTTCTGTAAGAGGTGACAAGGAAAGTATCCAGGAAATGGAGGCTAATCAGGATGCCTCAGAAGTTTCAGAAGAAAAAAAAATCTTCGAAGTCATGATCCCGTATGGATCTGAACTTGCCGGTAATTCCATTCGGGAAATGAACTTCAGAAGCACTTATTACGCATCTGTTCTAGCTATTCGCCACCGCAAGGAAACGATCACCGAAGATGTTTCCCGGGTAGTTCTTAGAGAGGGTGATATGATGTTGTTATTCGCTTCAGAAAAAGCAATTTCGGTACTAGCTTCAGAAAAAATGATCGTAACACTTTCAGAATACCAGGGGAGAAATGTGAACTACAAAAAGGCAATTCCTGCATTACTCATCGTGATTGGTGTGGTTGCCGCGGCAGCCTTTAACCTTACTTCTATCCTCATTAGCGCGATGGTTGGAAGCTTATTGATCGTCACACTTACGATTTTAAAACCTCAGGAAGCATACGAAGCCATTGAGTGGAAAGTGATATTTATGATCGCCGGTGTACTTTCTATGGGAAAAGCCCTGGAAAAAACCGGTGGATCCGATATTGTTTCCCAGTACGTCTTTGAAACTCTGGGCGATATGGATCCCCGATGGACATTGAGTATGATATTTTTATTCACCTTTCTTTCCACCAATGTCCTATCCAGTAAAGCTGCGGCAGCGCTTATGACGCCTATAGTAATAAGTCTGGCAGGCGCAATGCAGGTAAGCGAAAAACCTTTTTTGATTGGCGTCATGTTCGCATGTTCGCTTACTTTTATGACTCCGGTAAGCTATCCCGTGAATACAATGGTGTACGCACCGGGAAATTATAGGTTCAGAGATTTCCTAAAGTTCGGAACTCCACTTAACTTTATCATCTGGATCGCAGCCTCATTTATTATCCCGATGTTTTTCCCTTTTGAACTATGA
- the metK gene encoding methionine adenosyltransferase, translating into MAYLFTSESVSEGHPDKIADQISDTLLDNFLAFDGESKVACETLVTTGQVVLAGEVRSNTYLDVQNIARDVINDIGYTKGAYKFSGDSCGVISLIHEQSQDIYQGVDRGKKEEQGAGDQGMMFGYATNETENYMPLALDISHRILIELAKLRREGKDIEYLRPDSKSQVTIEYSDDNIPERIVAIVVSTQHDDFDQDDEKMLAKIKKDMVEILIPRVKKQLPDYVQELFNDDIIYHINPTGKFVIGGPHGDAGLTGRKIIVDTYGGKGAHGGGAFSGKDPSKVDRSAAYASRHIAKNLVAAGVAPEILVQVSYAIGVVEPTSISVYTYGKNNTDLSDGEIAEKVRNIFDMRPAAIEERLKLRNPIYRETAAYGHMGKTPRTETKVFESPYNGKITKEVELFTWEKLDYVDKIKESFDLK; encoded by the coding sequence ATGGCTTATTTATTTACTTCAGAAAGTGTATCTGAAGGACACCCGGATAAAATTGCAGATCAAATTAGTGATACGTTACTGGATAATTTTCTTGCCTTCGATGGCGAATCGAAAGTAGCTTGCGAAACTCTGGTTACAACCGGGCAGGTAGTACTTGCTGGTGAAGTACGTAGTAATACATACCTGGATGTTCAAAATATCGCACGTGATGTGATCAATGATATTGGTTATACAAAAGGTGCTTACAAATTTAGTGGTGATAGTTGCGGTGTGATCTCCCTTATTCACGAACAGTCCCAGGATATTTACCAGGGTGTGGATCGTGGAAAGAAGGAGGAACAGGGTGCTGGTGACCAAGGAATGATGTTTGGTTATGCGACCAATGAAACTGAAAACTATATGCCGCTGGCATTGGATATTTCACATCGTATCCTTATTGAACTGGCTAAACTTAGAAGAGAAGGAAAGGATATCGAATATCTACGACCTGATTCCAAGAGCCAGGTGACTATTGAATATAGCGATGACAACATACCAGAAAGAATTGTTGCGATCGTGGTTTCTACTCAGCATGATGATTTTGACCAGGATGATGAGAAAATGCTGGCGAAGATCAAAAAGGATATGGTTGAGATTCTTATCCCAAGAGTTAAGAAACAACTGCCAGATTATGTCCAGGAATTGTTTAATGATGATATTATTTACCATATTAATCCTACAGGTAAGTTCGTAATTGGAGGTCCGCATGGTGACGCAGGGCTTACCGGAAGAAAAATTATCGTAGATACCTATGGTGGAAAAGGTGCTCACGGTGGTGGTGCATTTTCAGGAAAAGATCCTTCTAAAGTAGATAGATCTGCCGCGTATGCTTCCAGACATATTGCCAAGAACCTGGTAGCTGCGGGTGTAGCTCCTGAAATTTTAGTACAGGTATCTTATGCAATTGGAGTGGTTGAACCAACTTCTATTTCGGTTTATACCTACGGAAAAAACAATACAGATCTTTCTGATGGTGAAATTGCTGAAAAGGTTCGTAATATCTTTGATATGAGACCAGCTGCGATCGAGGAACGACTGAAGTTGAGAAATCCAATTTACCGGGAAACTGCTGCATATGGACATATGGGAAAAACTCCGCGTACAGAAACTAAAGTTTTTGAAAGTCCGTATAATGGTAAGATCACCAAGGAAGTGGAACTATTTACCTGGGAGAAACTGGATTATGTGGACAAGATCAAAGAGAGTTTCGATTTAAAATAA
- a CDS encoding 2-hydroxyacid dehydrogenase, with protein MSVLIVAPGRDSEAWVEALKNQHPGMNIYTYPEEHDPEEVEFALTWNHPRGLFKNYPNLKVIASMGAGVDHILSDNSLPENVAITRVVDETLTEDMGDFVLSQVMNHIRNLHGYVKSQYKKQWDRSQYKRPQNTNVGIMGLGVLGNAVADKLHKNFFKVSGWSKTEKDCDNVTSYYGKDQLEEFLNNSEILVCLLPLTEDTENILNEDLFDMLPEGAYVINVARGEHLVEHDLMKMIDNGHLSGASLDVFREEPLPEEHPFWEHDRINITPHIASVTKPESVVPQIAENYDRMKENQDLKNKVEMDRGY; from the coding sequence ATGTCAGTATTAATCGTTGCTCCGGGAAGAGATTCGGAGGCATGGGTAGAAGCATTGAAAAATCAACATCCAGGAATGAATATTTACACCTATCCGGAAGAACATGACCCGGAAGAGGTAGAATTTGCACTAACCTGGAACCACCCAAGAGGATTATTCAAGAATTATCCGAATTTGAAAGTAATCGCCAGTATGGGTGCAGGTGTAGATCATATTTTAAGTGATAATTCGCTCCCTGAAAATGTTGCGATCACCAGGGTAGTAGACGAAACACTTACCGAAGATATGGGAGATTTCGTACTTAGCCAGGTAATGAATCATATTCGTAATCTTCATGGTTACGTAAAGTCGCAGTATAAAAAGCAATGGGATAGGTCTCAGTATAAAAGACCACAGAATACCAACGTTGGAATTATGGGCCTAGGTGTCCTGGGGAATGCTGTAGCAGACAAATTACACAAGAACTTTTTCAAAGTGTCCGGTTGGTCAAAAACAGAAAAAGATTGTGATAATGTTACTAGCTATTACGGGAAAGATCAGCTGGAAGAATTTTTAAATAATTCTGAAATTTTAGTTTGTCTTCTTCCTTTGACCGAAGACACTGAGAATATCCTGAATGAAGATCTTTTCGATATGCTGCCGGAAGGTGCATATGTGATCAATGTTGCGCGTGGTGAACACCTGGTGGAGCATGATTTAATGAAAATGATTGATAATGGTCATCTTTCGGGAGCATCTCTGGATGTATTCAGAGAAGAGCCATTGCCGGAAGAACATCCATTCTGGGAACATGATCGTATCAATATCACTCCGCATATTGCCAGTGTAACCAAACCGGAATCTGTGGTTCCTCAGATCGCTGAAAATTATGATCGTATGAAGGAAAACCAGGATCTTAAGAACAAAGTTGAAATGGACAGAGGTTATTAA
- a CDS encoding universal stress protein, which translates to MDTFKNIMVAVDFNDSIGELMIFADSLAQKYESKLWVLHVADPEPDFVGYEPGPQYIRDLQAEEYREEHRSLQQVCDSFISKEVESDALLIQGSTVSTVLEEAKKLNVDLLIVGTHKHSFLYNLLNESVSMELVKKAEIPMLTIPITE; encoded by the coding sequence ATGGATACATTCAAAAATATCATGGTAGCGGTGGACTTCAATGACAGCATTGGTGAATTAATGATTTTTGCTGATAGTCTAGCTCAAAAGTATGAATCGAAATTATGGGTTTTGCATGTAGCAGATCCAGAACCAGATTTTGTTGGTTATGAACCAGGACCTCAATATATAAGAGATCTTCAAGCTGAAGAATATCGCGAGGAGCATCGTAGTCTTCAACAGGTATGCGATAGTTTTATAAGCAAAGAAGTTGAGAGCGACGCCTTACTTATTCAAGGATCAACGGTAAGTACCGTTCTTGAGGAAGCTAAAAAACTAAATGTAGATCTACTAATAGTTGGAACTCATAAACATAGTTTCCTCTACAATCTGCTGAATGAAAGCGTCTCGATGGAACTCGTCAAAAAGGCTGAAATCCCCATGTTAACGATACCAATTACTGAATAA